DNA from Chiloscyllium punctatum isolate Juve2018m chromosome 28, sChiPun1.3, whole genome shotgun sequence:
gtccccattcagccccacacacacacaccccccaccccgtccccattcagtcacacacacaccccccaccccgtccccattcccccccacacacacaccccccaccccgtccccattcagccccacacacacactccccccaccccgtccccattcagccccacacacacacaccccccaccccgtccccattcagccccacacacacacaccccccaccccgtccccattcagccccccacacacacacaccccccaccccgtccccattcagtctcacacacacaccccccaccccgtccccattcccccccacacacacacaccccccaccccgtccccattcagccccccacacacacaccccccaccccgtccccattcagccccacacacacactccccccaccccgtccccattcagccccacacacacacaccccccaccccgtccccattccccacacacacacaccccccaccccgtccccattccccacacacacacaccccccaccccgtccccattcagccccacacacacacaccccccaccccgtccccattcagccccacacacacacacaccccccaccccgtccccattcagccccccacacacacaccccccaccccgtccccattcagtctcacacacacaccccccaccccgtccccattccccacacacacaccccccaccccgtccccattccccacacacacaccccccaccccgtccccattcagtctcacacacacaccccccaccccgtccccattccccacacacacaccccccaccccgtccccattccccacacacacaccccccaccccgtccccattcagtctcacacacacaccccccaccccgtccccattccccccacacacacacacaccccccaccccgtccccattcccccccacacacacacaccccccaccccgtccccattcagtctcacacacacaccccccaccccgtccccattcccccccacacacacacaccccccaccccgtccccattcagtcacacacacaccccccaccccgtccccattcagtcacacacacacacaccccccaccccgtccccattcagccccacacacacaccccccaccccgtccccattcagccccccacacacacaccccccaccccgtccccattcagccccacacacacaccccccaccccgtccccattcccccccacacacacaccccccaccccgtccccattcccccccacacacacacaccccaccccgtccccattcagccccccacacacacaccccccaccccgtccccattcagccccacacacacaccccccaccccgtccccattcccccccacacacacaccccccaccccgtccccattcccccccacacacacacaccccccaccccgtccccattcagtcacacacacaccccccaccccgtccccattcagtcacacacacaccccccaccccgtccccattcagtcacacacacaccccccaccccgtccccattcagccccacacacacaccccccaccccgtccccattcagccccacacacacacaccccccaccccgtccccattcccccccacacacacacaccccccaccccgtccccattcccccccacacacacaccccccaccccgtccccattcagccccccacacacacacaccccccaccccgtccccattcagccccacacacacacacaccccccaccccgtccccattccccacacacacacaccccccaccccgtccccattcagccccccacacacacacaccccccaccccgtccccattcagccccacacacacacaccccccaccccgtccccattcagtcacacacacaccccccaccccgtccccattcagccccccacacacacaccccccaccccgtccccattccccacacacacacaccccccaccccgtccccattcagccccccacacacacaccccccaccccgtccccattcagccccacacacacacaccccccaccccgtccccattcagtcacacacacaccccccaccccgtccccattcagtcacacacacaccccccaccccgtccccattcccccccacacacacacaccccccaccccgtccccattcccccccccacacacacaccccccaccccgtccccattcagtcacacacacaccccccaccccgtccccattcagtcacacacacaccccccaccccgtccccattcagccccccccacacacaccccccaccccgtccccattcccccccccacacacacaccccccaccccgtccccattcagtcacacacacaccccccaccccgtccccattcagtcacacacacaccccccaccccgtccccattcagccccccccacacacaccccccaccccgtccccattcagtcacacacacacccccccaccccgtccccattcagccccccacacacacacaccccccaccccgtccccattccccacacacacaccccccaccccgtccccattccccacacacacaccccccaccccgtccccattcagccccacacacacaccccccaccccgtccccattcccccccacacacacaccccccaccccgtccccattcagccccacacacacacaccccccaccccgtccccattcagtcacacacacacacacaccccccaccccgtccccattcagtcacacacacacactccccccaccccgtccccattcagccccacacacacactccccccaccccgtccccattcccccccacacacacacaccccccaccccgtccccattcagccccacacacacaccccccaccccgtccccattcagccccacacacacaccccccaccccgtccccattcagccccccacacacacaccccccaccccgtccccattcagtcacacacacacaccccccaccccgtccccattcagccccacacacaccccccccaccccgtccccattcagccccacacacacacaccccccaccccgtccccattcagtctcacacacaccccccaccccgtccccattcagtctcacacacacacaccccccaccccgtccccattcagccccacacacacacacccccccaccccgtccccattcagccccacacacacacaccccccaccccgtccccattcagccccacacacacacaccccccaccccgtccccattcagccccacacacacacaccccccaccccgtccccattcagtctcacacacacaccccccaccccgtccccattcagccccacacacacacaccccccaccccgtccccattcagtctcacacacaccccccaccccgtccccattcagccccacacacacacaccccccaccccgtccccattcagtcacacacacaccccccccaccccgtccccattccccccacacacacacacaccccccaccccgtccccattcagccccacacacacacaccccccaccccgtccccattcagccccacacacacaccccccaccccgtccccattcagtcacacacacacaccccccaccccgtccccattcagccccacacacacacacaccccccaccccgtccccattcagccccacacacacacacaccccccaccccgtccccattcagccccacacacacaccccccaccccgtccccattcagccccacacacactccccccaccccgtccccattcccccccacacacacacaccccccaccccgtccccattccccacacacacaccccccaccccgtccccattcagtcacacacacacacaccccccaccccgtccccattcagccccacacacacacaccccccaccccgtccccattcagccccacacacacaccccccaccccgtccccattccccacacacacaccccccaccccgtccccattcccccccacacacaccccccaccccgtccccattcagtcacacacacaccccccaccccgtccccattcccccccacacacacaccccccaccccgtccccattcagtcacacacacacacacacaccccccaccccgtccccattcagccccacacacacaccccccaccccgtccccattcagccccacacacacaccccccaccccgtccccattcccccccacacacacacccccgaccccgtccccattcagccccccccacacacacaccccccaccccgtccccattcagtctcacacacacaccccccaccccgtccccattcagccccacacacacaccccccaccccgtccccattccccacacacacacaccccccaccccgtccccattcagccccacacacacaccccccaccccgtccccattcagtcacacacacacacacaccccccaccccgtccccattcagccccacacacacacaccccccaccccgtccccattcagccccacacacacacaccccccaccccgtccccattcagccccacacacacacaccccccaccccgtccccattcagccccacacacacacaccccccaccccgtccccattcagccccacacacacacaccccccaccccgtccccattcagccccacacacacacaccccccaccccgtccccattcagccccacacacacacaccccccaccccgtccccattcagtctcacacacacaccccccaccccgtccccattcagccccacacacacacaccccccaccccgtccccattcagccccacacacacacaccccccaccccgtccccattcagccccacacacacacaccccccaccccgtccccattcagccccacacacacacaccccccaccccgtccccattcagccccacacacacacaccccccaccccgtccccattcagccccacacacacacaccccccaccccgtccccattcagccccacacacacacaccccccaccccgtccccattcagccccccacacacacacaccccccaccccgtccccattcagccccccacacacacacaccccccaccccgtccccattcagccccacacacacacgccccaccccgtccccattcagccccacacacacacgccccaccccgtccccattcagccccacacacacaccccccaccccgtccccattccccacacacacacaccccccaccccgtccccattcccccccacacacacaccccccaccccgtccccattcagccccccacacacacaccccccaccccgtccccattccccacacacacacaccccccaccccgtccccattcccccccccacacacacaccccccaccccgtccccattccccacacacacacaccccccaccccgtccccattcccccccccacacacacaccccccaccccgtccccattccccacacacacacaccccccaccccgtccccattccccccccacacacacacaccccccaccccgtccccattcagtcacacacacaccccccaccccgtccccattcccccccacacacacaccccccaccccgtccccattcagccccccacacacacaccccccaccccgtccccattcagtctcacacacataccccccaccccgtccccattcagtctcacacacacaccccccaccccgtccccattcagtctcacacacacaccccccaccccgtccccattcagccccacacacacacaccccccaccccgtccccattcagtctctcacacacacacaccccccaccccgtccccattcccccccacacacacaccccccaccccgtccccattcccccccacacacacacaccccccaccccgtccccattcagccccacacacagatctcccaccccgtccccattcagcccccacacacacacaccccccaccccgtccccattcagtctctcacacacacacaccccccaccccgtccccattcccccccacacacacacaccccccaccccgtccccattcccccccacacacacactccccccaccccgtccccattcccccccacacacacactccccccaccccgtccccattcagtcacacacacacacgtacagctcTCCCACCGTCTCCCCATTCAGctcctctcccacacacagagattcccctccaccactcccccccctccaacacacacacacagagccctaTTGACCTACCCTCTCCTCTGGTCCCACAGAGAATGATgattctctctctgttcgccctttCCCTGGGAGGTTCTGATCGCGTGATGCAGCAAGGGGGAGGTTAGACTCtgaccctcagcctctgaccagACAGCTGCTCCTATTTACTCCTTCACAATTTTGAACATCTCAGCCCAATCTCCTGTTACACCTCCCTGCTCCAACAGGAACAATCTCTGTGACTCCAGTCTCTCCACACAGAGTGAAGTCACCTTGCCCTGGGGCCTGTCTTGTTAAATCGCCCTCTTCAAGGCTTCTTTTATGAGAAGGGTCTGCCAAAACGGAAAGCTGCTGTGTTCGAAGTGAGCAGGTTTGACCAGTGGTTTCTGAGGGATTCACTATCAGTTACTCGCTTTTGCGTTCCGTTCCTGCAGAAATAACTACCTGAGCCTGAGAGCTTTAGCATCTTCCTCAACTTGTTCTGCCACATCACAGTCGGAATATTTCCCCAGACTGTCGATCCCACACAGAGCCCCTCCTTACCCATGTGATGTCCAAATGGGGGTCCGCGAGGGGGCATCACCATGGGAGGAGGGTTGTGATGCTGCATTCCAGGAGGGGGAGGTCGGTGAGGAGCATTCTGTGCTGGCCCACCCGAAAGGGGAGCCATACTGTGGGGTCCATGATGTGGCACCTGCATTGGGTGCATTCCTGGacagagtgacagacagacagacagaaagacgaGCAGAGGTTATTTTAGcatcaccactggtcacagtctcaGCAGTAACGCGGTCAGGGTGTAACACTCACCGTGATGGGGCATACCTCCTGGAGGGAACGGAGGTCCCACATGGTGCGGCGTTGTCCCAGGTGGGCCAGATGCTGGTGGTCCAGGCGCGGATGTGCTGGGTGGCATTGGAGGTGGCATCGCTGGGGGCATCCCTGGTGGTATTGCCCCCGGTGGAGGCACTGGAGGTGGGAATGATCCTGGGTGTGGCATACCTGTCAGAGAGGGCATGGGGGAAcaagatggggaagggggggggggagggggagaagagagtaAGAGACAAGAAAGCGGTGGCTGATCACAACACCAAagaacaccccacccccccccccacccacccaaatgTTCAGGAGCATAGTCTCCATTAAACCACAGCCCCCCTGTCCTGTGCCAGGGAGCCGCTGATAGTGCAGACCAAGACCCACGGAGTACACcatcccccccccgcccacctcgCTCAGAGACAGGGAGCAGCACCTAGTGCATCCTAAGACCCATAGGCTGCTACTCCGAAAACCTTCCCCACTGAATCCATCCTCTTCCCATCTAGGGTCTAatcagtggagtggtggacaggttggaagaatgttacaggttacagggggacttggataaactgcagaattggactgagaggtgacaaatggagttcaatgcaggtaaatgtgaggtgatacactttgggaagaataacaggaaagcagagtactgggtcaatggaaagattcttggtagtgtagatgtgcagaggcatcttggagtccatatacatagatccctgaaagttgcctcccaggtggATAGTACTGTTAAAAGGcacacagtgtgttaggtttcattgggagagggattgagttccggagccacaatatcatgctgcaactgtacaaaacgctagtgcggccacactaggaatattgtgtacagttctggtggcctcattacaggaaggatgtgggagcATTGGAAAaggggcagaggagatttaccaggatgttgcctggtctggagggaaggtcttatgaggaaaggctgagagacttgggtctgttctcactgCAAAGAAGGaggctaagagaggatttgatagagacatacaagatgatcagaggattagatagagtagacagtgagaCTTTTTCacaggatgatgacgtcagcgtgtacgaggggggcataactacaagttgaggggtgatagatttaagacggatatcagaggcaggttctttactcagagagtggtaagggtgtggaataccctacctgacaatgtagtcaactcagccacattagggagatttaaacaatccttagataagcagatggatgattttggggatagtgtagggggacaagctgagaatagttcacattgagggccgaagggcttgttctgtgccgTATTGTTCAGTGTTATCCCAACAGCCCAATCTTTGACTGTCGGGTGCATCACGTGACCCTGAACCTCCCTCTGAGCCAATGGCTGCAGTCAGTCGGAATGATGCTTACCTGGAGGGGGCACTCCTGCTGCCAAGCTGGACACAACATTACCCTGAGAGGCCTGAGGAGGAGGAGCATCAGCAAACAGCTGATGAGGACGGTCGGCCTGTGACAGAGGGTTCTGTGCAGCCAGCAAGCGTTCAGCTGCTGAGCCATGCCTCTCGCCCTTGGAATCCTTCTTAAAGGCATAGGACACAGTGATAGGCCGGTTACACAGGTACTGCCCATTCATCGCCTCAATGGCAGCATCAGAGGCATCAAAACTGGCAAAATTGATGAAGGCATAGCCTTTGGAATTGCCAGTGTCAGGGTCCCGCATTATCTTGGGAGTCTGCAGGATCACCCCAAAAGCACTGAAAGTATCGTACAGGAGTTTCTCATCAATCTCTGGATCCAGGTTGCCAATGAATATGTTTGCACCAACATCCAGGTTCTTGTTGTGAGCTGAGGCCTTGTTGACCCTGATGGGCTTTCCGTACAGTTTGATCATGTTCATGATCTTGATGGCATAGtctgcatcctcctcactcaGGAATTCCACAAAGCCATATCCTGGAACAGGGAGAATAAAAACCAGTCTCAGGCAAAGGGTGGGGGCAACAGTGCACCAAGCAGGAGgaacatcagagagagagagagacagacagacagacagagagagagagagagagagagagagagagacagagagagagagagagagagagacacacagagagacggagagagagagacagagagagagagacagagagagagagagagagagagacagagagacggagagagagagagagagacagagagacagagagacggagagagagagagagagagagagagagagagacagagagacggagagacggagagagagagacagagagagacagagagagagacagagagagggagagagacggagagagagagacagagagagagagagagagagagagagagagagagagccggagaTCCCTGCCCATTGCCCAGTGTGGCACGACGCCCAACAGGAGGTCAGCCCACAGAGCAGGAAAACAACACAGCTGCCTACAGAGGATGCCAGCACCACCTGGTGCAGTGCCAAACTCAGCTGTGAGCTCCCTATCATCTCAAACTCCATTCATTAACAGTGATTTATTGGAGGGATGAATGCTCTATAGACAGTGAGCTGAGTTTACATCCAGCCATGCCAATGTGCTCACCTTGATGCTGCCCAGTCACTCTGTCCTTGGGCATATGGGTGTTAACCACCGGCCCAGCCTGCAGGAAGAGCTCCCATAGCAACGGCTCATTCACCTTTTCATCCAGACCACCCACATATACTGTCGCATCTAGGAGACAAAATGTTCAAAGGAAACATCTTATTCAAGTGCTTTTATTGTGGTCACTCAATACCCCAGTTAATGTCTTCCTGTGGATACAGAGAaataagacagagagaaagagtgagagagagtgagtgaaagagagaaatagagaaagggagtgagtgagagagagagaaatacagtgagagtgagtatgagagagagtgagtgtgagacagagatagagagagagagtgtgtaagtgggaatgagtgtgagacagagtaaGTGAGAGACCCATCTCCTTTATACACCGGCGGGGGAGGAAGGAGGACATTGACCCCCCCTCCCCTTTattcatgggggggggggggggggggggggaagagagacaccAAACCCCCACTTCCCTTTataaaggggggggggagagagacactgacccccctcccctttatacatggggggggggggagagacactgacccccctcccctttatacacggggggggggggggggagaagagagacactgacccccctcccctttATACAccggggggggaggaaggaggacattgaccccccctcccctttattcatgggggggggggaagagagacactgacccccctcccctttatacacggggggggggagagagatactgacccccctcccctttATACacggggggggaggaaggaggacattgaccccccctcccctttattcatggggggggggggaagagagacaccAAACCCCCACTTCCCTTTAtaaagggggggggagagagacactgacctccctcccctttatacacggggggggggggggggggagacactgacccctccccctcccccggggggt
Protein-coding regions in this window:
- the sf3b4 gene encoding splicing factor 3B subunit 4 isoform X2, with amino-acid sequence MAAGPISERNQDATVYVGGLDEKVNEPLLWELFLQAGPVVNTHMPKDRVTGQHQGYGFVEFLSEEDADYAIKIMNMIKLYGKPIRVNKASAHNKNLDVGANIFIGNLDPEIDEKLLYDTFSAFGVILQTPKIMRDPDTGNSKGYAFINFASFDASDAAIEAMNGQYLCNRPITVSYAFKKDSKGERHGSAAERLLAAQNPLSQADRPHQLFADAPPPQASQGNVVSSLAAGVPPPGMPHPGSFPPPVPPPGAIPPGMPPAMPPPMPPSTSAPGPPASGPPGTTPHHVGPPFPPGGMPHHGMHPMQVPHHGPHSMAPLSGGPAQNAPHRPPPPGMQHHNPPPMVMPPRGPPFGHHMGPPPHGMRGPPPPMPPPGFNGPPRPPHFGFARGPLMPPRGGTRLPLPPRGLPRGPLQPQ
- the sf3b4 gene encoding splicing factor 3B subunit 4 isoform X1, giving the protein MAAGPISERNQDATVYVGGLDEKVNEPLLWELFLQAGPVVNTHMPKDRVTGQHQGYGFVEFLSEEDADYAIKIMNMIKLYGKPIRVNKASAHNKNLDVGANIFIGNLDPEIDEKLLYDTFSAFGVILQTPKIMRDPDTGNSKGYAFINFASFDASDAAIEAMNGQYLCNRPITVSYAFKKDSKGERHGSAAERLLAAQNPLSQADRPHQLFADAPPPQASQGNVVSSLAAGVPPPGMPHPGSFPPPVPPPGAIPPGMPPAMPPPMPPSTSAPGPPASGPPGTTPHHVGPPFPPGGMPHHGMHPMQVPHHGPHSMAPLSGGPAQNAPHRPPPPGMQHHNPPPMVMPPRGPPFGHHMGKEGLCVGSTVWGNIPTVMWQNKLRKMLKLSGSGPPPHGMRGPPPPMPPPGFNGPPRPPHFGFARGPLMPPRGGTRLPLPPRGLPRGPLQPQ